CCGCAATTTTGAAGCGCTTGCCGAGGCTTTAGATTTGAGTGCGGAAGAAATCAAAACCTTGTGCACCAATTCGTTCCGCGCTTCGTTTTTGAGCGAGGAGGAAAAGGAAGAGTGGATACGGAAGATTGAAGGTTTTGATGCTGAATAACGATAAAAGGCCGTCTGAAAAAGTTTTAGACGGCCTTTTATGTCGGCGACGGGCTTATTCGCCTACGGTTTTTTGTATCAGTTTTTCGGCGTTTGCCAAAGTGTTTGCCACTTCGTCAAAACCGATGCGGCTGCCGGCGATGAGGGCGCGCGTATCGGTATAGGCGGCGCGTACTTTGCCGTCCGTTTCGGTAACGAGGACGCGCAGGGGCAGTTGCAGGGCGAAGGCGGGGTCTTTGACCATCAGCGGCGTGCCGGCTTTGGGCGTGCCGAAGACGATGACTTTTGCCGGCTGCATCGTTAAGCCGTTTCGGCGGGCGGCTTCCTGATGGTCAATGACGGCAAAAATGTCCATTCCTTTGCTTTTTATGGCGGTTTCAAGGCGGCTGACGGTTTCGTCAAAGCTGTATTTTGAGGTGAGGGTATGCGTGGTCATAGTGGTTTCGTTTTGGGTGGACGGTTCGCCGGTAGGATGTGCCGAAGCGGTTGAAATGCAGAGTGCGGATGCGGCAATCAGGGGGAGTATGTGTTTCATCGTATTTCCTTATCGGTTTGTTTATCAGGCTTCGGACGGGGCGGCACGCGCCGCGCCTGATGTTGCGCCG
Above is a genomic segment from Neisseria subflava containing:
- a CDS encoding DUF302 domain-containing protein; amino-acid sequence: MKHILPLIAASALCISTASAHPTGEPSTQNETTMTTHTLTSKYSFDETVSRLETAIKSKGMDIFAVIDHQEAARRNGLTMQPAKVIVFGTPKAGTPLMVKDPAFALQLPLRVLVTETDGKVRAAYTDTRALIAGSRIGFDEVANTLANAEKLIQKTVGE